Below is a window of Candidatus Poribacteria bacterium DNA.
GCGTACATCGTGGTTAGCATATCCGCTGCAAGTTTCCGTTCAATATCCGTGATTTCTTGAACGGGAAGCGCTTTTTCCCGAAGTACCGGATCGCTATAGAGCCGAATACGAAAAGGTCCTTCAGTGCAATCCTGCGGATGCTTATCCACCGTTGGGGACCCAGCTACCTTTGGCACTGATGCGGTCCATTTTCTACGCTTACGTCTTGCCATTTCCGACTAGAGATTCCCTCCCGTTTCAATCAAAGGTTCTGAGGTGTCATAATCATATCACTTGGGGGAAGGCTGGTCAAGCAAAAACGGAAGATATAGCAATGTGAAGACACCATGGGGTTTCCAGTAAAATCAACATCAATCCTGCTTCACTAACTTCTGGAGTGAGCGAAGTTCTCTGGGCGGATCCATCTGGCTACCATAATCGCTCCAAGAGACTTCGGCGACATAGATATTCCCCTTAGAATCAACAGCGATTCCGTGCGGTGAGTAGAACCGTCCGGGCTCATCTCCATAGGATTGATCACTCAGTTGCGCCAATACATTCCCTTTGGTGTCCATAATGCTGACGCGCGGACCCAATTCTGTGCCCATTTTATTCGACGCTATACCGCCAAAATACTCACCCACATACACCAACGGTTCATCGCTAGTGTCCAAGCAGATACAAGCAGCCCTAGACAAGTTCAACCACTGTGTTTCATACTTGCCCTCGGGAGAGAATACCTGTACTCGATGGTTCTCACGGTCAGCGATGTATACCCACCCATCTCTATCAGTTGTGATGTTGTGGACGATGTTGAACTGTCCCTCACCCGTGCCTGACTCTCCCCAAGAAGACAGATGTCGTCCATCAGGACTAAATCTATGAACCCGTGCGTTGGCATATCCATCAGCTACATACAGGTCACCGTTACGCGGATCGATTGCCAAATGCGTTGGAAGGTTGAAGGGTTCGCCACTCATCGGGGAAGAAGGTTGATTGGGTTGACCGAGGGTCATCAAGAGTTTTCCATCGGGGGTGAACTGACGAACAGTATGGTCTCC
It encodes the following:
- a CDS encoding SBBP repeat-containing protein translates to MVTLGAGDFTYQVSGEDWGNIPEDWTYKEATAVAVDADDNVYVFNRGTHPMVIFNSDGDVLRTWGDGIFANPHGVTIGPDGSVYCVDNGDHTVRQFTPDGKLLMTLGQPNQPSSPMSGEPFNLPTHLAIDPRNGDLYVADGYANARVHRFSPDGRHLSSWGESGTGEGQFNIVHNITTDRDGWVYIADRENHRVQVFSPEGKYETQWLNLSRAACICLDTSDEPLVYVGEYFGGIASNKMGTELGPRVSIMDTKGNVLAQLSDQSYGDEPGRFYSPHGIAVDSKGNIYVAEVSWSDYGSQMDPPRELRSLQKLVKQD